A region from the Halosolutus gelatinilyticus genome encodes:
- a CDS encoding catalase produces the protein MPEDTHDADDGENRPDATDGGTADDSQPSSESSRTGTSGDGDDVDENSKREQLDTVRESSEEEALTTDHGVKIDDTDNSLTAGERGPTIMEDFHFREKMTQFDHESIPERVVHARGTGAHGYFQPYEDPDLGEYDDVSELTKASFLQDPGRKTPVFTRFSTVVGSRGSADTVRDVRGFATKFYTEEGNWDLVGNNIPVFFIQDAMEFPDLVHAIKPEPDDGTPQASAAHDTFWDFASLKPEITHMIMWVLSGRALPRAYRMMQGFGVHTFRLVNDDGDATFVKFHWTPKLDTSQLVWDETQKIAGKNPDFNRMDLYDVIEEGYEPEWELGVQLFDEEDAAEFDFDVLDPTKIVPETEVPVRPIGRMVLNETPDNFFAEVEQVAFHPGNVVPGIDFSNDPLLQGRLFSYQDTQLNRFGSANWDEIPINRPIAERHNNQRAGFMRQEINQGKASYKPNSIGDDDPREVPEEEGGYEHYAEKISGEKIRNRSESFQNHFEQARLFWNSMTDAEEQNIVDAAHFELGKVDRMEIRERMVYDLFNNVDHEFAKRVAEGIGVEPPEVPGDEMSTHDAEDPALSIEGRRDADTIETRKIAILVDDGFDGDHLETVRSTLQDEGARVKVVSKALGDKESEAGDAVEADKSHVTTESVLFDAVFVPGGEDHVDALLDQGDAKHFVAEAFKHKKPIAAIGEGTELLEAVELPDVEIAANGETISSDGVVTSHGDDLEAFAERFVDAIAEHRHWGRNPKDVPA, from the coding sequence ATGCCAGAGGACACTCACGACGCGGACGACGGAGAGAATCGACCGGACGCAACCGACGGCGGTACCGCGGATGACTCGCAGCCGAGTTCCGAATCGAGTCGAACCGGCACCAGCGGCGACGGAGACGACGTCGACGAGAACAGCAAACGGGAGCAACTCGATACCGTGCGGGAGAGTTCGGAGGAAGAGGCGTTGACGACGGACCACGGGGTCAAGATCGACGATACCGACAACTCCCTGACGGCGGGCGAGCGCGGCCCGACGATCATGGAGGACTTCCACTTCCGGGAGAAGATGACCCAGTTCGACCACGAGTCGATCCCGGAACGGGTCGTCCACGCCCGGGGGACGGGTGCTCACGGCTACTTCCAGCCCTACGAGGACCCCGATCTCGGGGAGTACGACGACGTTTCCGAACTGACGAAGGCCTCGTTCCTGCAGGATCCCGGTCGGAAGACGCCCGTGTTCACCCGTTTCTCGACGGTCGTCGGCTCGCGCGGCTCGGCCGACACCGTCCGGGACGTCCGCGGCTTCGCGACCAAGTTCTACACCGAGGAGGGTAACTGGGATCTCGTGGGGAACAACATCCCCGTGTTCTTCATCCAGGACGCGATGGAGTTCCCGGACCTGGTCCACGCGATCAAACCGGAGCCCGACGACGGCACCCCCCAGGCCTCCGCGGCCCACGACACGTTCTGGGACTTCGCCTCGCTGAAACCGGAGATCACGCACATGATCATGTGGGTCCTTTCCGGACGCGCCCTCCCCCGGGCGTATCGGATGATGCAGGGGTTCGGGGTCCACACGTTCCGGCTGGTCAACGACGACGGCGACGCGACGTTCGTCAAGTTCCACTGGACGCCGAAGCTCGACACCAGTCAACTCGTCTGGGACGAGACGCAGAAAATCGCCGGCAAGAACCCCGACTTCAACAGGATGGACCTCTACGACGTCATCGAGGAGGGGTACGAGCCCGAGTGGGAACTCGGCGTCCAGCTCTTCGACGAGGAAGACGCCGCGGAATTCGACTTCGACGTGCTCGATCCGACGAAGATCGTCCCCGAGACGGAGGTCCCCGTCAGACCGATCGGCAGGATGGTCTTAAACGAGACGCCGGACAACTTCTTTGCGGAGGTCGAGCAGGTCGCGTTCCACCCCGGAAACGTCGTTCCCGGCATCGACTTCTCGAACGATCCGCTCCTGCAGGGCCGGCTGTTCTCCTACCAGGACACCCAGCTCAACCGTTTCGGGAGCGCCAACTGGGACGAGATCCCGATCAACCGGCCGATCGCCGAGCGGCACAACAACCAGCGCGCCGGCTTCATGCGCCAAGAGATCAACCAGGGCAAGGCCTCCTACAAGCCCAACTCGATCGGCGACGACGATCCGCGGGAGGTTCCCGAGGAGGAGGGCGGCTACGAACACTACGCCGAGAAGATCTCGGGCGAGAAGATCCGCAACCGCAGCGAGAGCTTCCAGAACCACTTCGAGCAGGCGCGGCTGTTCTGGAACAGCATGACCGACGCCGAGGAACAGAACATCGTCGACGCCGCCCACTTCGAACTCGGAAAGGTCGACCGAATGGAGATCCGCGAGCGGATGGTCTACGACCTGTTCAACAACGTCGACCACGAGTTCGCAAAGCGGGTCGCGGAGGGAATCGGCGTCGAACCGCCCGAGGTGCCCGGCGACGAGATGTCGACCCACGACGCCGAGGACCCTGCGCTCAGCATCGAGGGACGCCGCGACGCCGACACGATCGAGACGCGGAAGATCGCGATCCTCGTCGACGATGGCTTCGACGGCGACCACCTCGAAACGGTTCGATCGACGCTGCAGGACGAGGGCGCGCGCGTGAAGGTCGTCTCTAAAGCCCTCGGCGACAAGGAGTCCGAAGCCGGCGACGCGGTCGAGGCTGACAAGAGCCACGTGACGACCGAGTCCGTGCTGTTCGACGCCGTGTTCGTCCCCGGCGGCGAGGACCACGTCGACGCCCTCCTGGACCAGGGCGACGCAAAACACTTCGTCGCGGAGGCGTTCAAGCACAAGAAGCCGATCGCCGCGATCGGCGAGGGAACCGAACTGCTCGAGGCGGTAGAACTTCCGGACGTCGAGATCGCCGCCAACGGCGAGACGATCTCGAGCGACGGCGTTGTGACGAGTCACGGCGACGATCTCGAGGCGTTCGCGGAGCGGTTCGTCGACGCGATCGCCGAGCACCGCCACTGGGGTCGGAATCCGAAGGACGTCCCCGCCTGA
- a CDS encoding diadenylate cyclase, with protein MADTLRIDYESHNGVRELIDCLRYTLEGISLNFDRWGERYVSGPGIYVAVVTGPSVAAFADPMGRNKWPIDRCREIPGHIQSFFETAQEVALSRDGAVVISIDGVVQEQMVRFNDIMPGERDDISEQTDDYEDWMGSRHMSALDTSRRPNVVTTLTLSEESGRVTIFESGSFDSYDRSELGGVWNVDGESYV; from the coding sequence ATGGCCGACACGCTCCGTATCGATTACGAGAGTCACAATGGCGTCCGGGAGTTGATCGACTGTCTCCGCTACACGCTCGAGGGGATCAGCCTGAACTTCGATCGGTGGGGCGAGCGTTACGTTTCGGGCCCGGGGATATACGTCGCCGTCGTCACGGGCCCGTCGGTCGCCGCCTTCGCCGATCCCATGGGACGCAACAAGTGGCCGATCGATCGCTGTCGGGAGATTCCCGGCCACATCCAGAGCTTTTTCGAGACGGCACAGGAGGTCGCGCTGAGTCGCGACGGTGCCGTCGTCATCAGCATCGACGGCGTCGTACAGGAGCAGATGGTCAGGTTCAACGACATCATGCCCGGCGAGCGCGACGACATCTCGGAGCAGACCGACGACTACGAGGACTGGATGGGATCGCGCCACATGAGCGCGCTGGACACGTCGCGGCGGCCGAACGTGGTCACGACGCTGACGCTGAGCGAGGAGAGCGGCCGCGTGACGATCTTCGAGAGCGGCTCGTTTGACTCGTACGACCGATCGGAACTTGGCGGCGTGTGGAACGTGGACGGCGAATCGTACGTCTGA
- a CDS encoding DUF790 family protein, with translation MLTKDLLRVSRAGGGYHPQFAGREHRPLAARVIGTFQGHVGEPRADLEDALTDLERDADDFKLVRGFAALIDRESTFETDAAIDPERARRAAFEAGEAVGVVTEAERGAALDRASDSVGCTPAALAAALYADLDERQVLESVDPRWDPDDLVAQYNLSLAQTALFDATEIRVRSSDPKALVSAIKRLRLMYEIRKLDESEVASGPTEREIVVTGPTRLFRATRRYGTRFARLLRTIAKTDAWTLEATIDDRGTERRLDLSSEDPIRVPDADPVADVSFDSSVEADFAGRFSTLDLDWSLVREPEPLATGTRVMIPDFAFEYKHGHFRVYFEIMGFWTPEYVEKKLGQLEGLEDVELIVAVDESLGVGEEIAATDFRAIPYSGTVRVKDVADVLREYERQLVAESAAGLPDELRPEADVVSLESIAARRGVSEDALADVAFPAHDRVGRTLVRPAVLDALADEIETGMSLSDAEDVLDRHGFDDASAVLSRLGYRVEWEGLAGGTLVDRE, from the coding sequence ATGCTGACGAAGGACCTGCTCCGCGTCTCGCGCGCCGGCGGGGGCTACCACCCCCAGTTCGCCGGGCGCGAACATCGGCCGCTCGCCGCCCGCGTCATCGGCACCTTCCAGGGCCACGTCGGCGAACCCCGGGCCGATCTGGAGGACGCGCTCACCGATCTGGAGCGCGACGCGGACGACTTCAAACTCGTCCGCGGGTTCGCCGCGCTGATCGATCGGGAGTCGACGTTCGAAACGGACGCCGCGATCGATCCCGAGCGGGCGCGACGGGCCGCTTTCGAGGCAGGGGAAGCGGTCGGCGTCGTCACGGAAGCCGAACGGGGGGCGGCGCTGGATCGAGCGAGCGACTCGGTCGGCTGTACGCCGGCCGCACTCGCCGCGGCGCTGTACGCCGACCTCGACGAACGGCAGGTGCTCGAATCGGTCGATCCGCGCTGGGACCCCGACGACCTGGTCGCCCAGTACAACCTCTCGCTCGCGCAGACGGCGCTGTTCGACGCGACGGAAATCCGGGTCCGGTCGAGCGATCCGAAGGCGCTCGTCTCGGCGATCAAACGCCTGCGCCTGATGTACGAGATCCGGAAACTCGACGAGAGCGAAGTCGCAAGCGGACCCACGGAGCGCGAGATCGTCGTCACCGGTCCGACGCGACTCTTCCGGGCGACCCGACGGTACGGCACGCGATTCGCCCGACTCCTGCGGACGATCGCCAAGACCGACGCGTGGACGCTCGAGGCGACGATCGACGATCGGGGTACCGAGCGCAGGCTCGACCTCTCCTCCGAAGATCCGATCCGGGTGCCGGACGCCGATCCCGTCGCGGACGTGTCGTTCGACAGCAGCGTCGAAGCCGACTTCGCCGGGCGATTTTCGACGCTCGATCTCGACTGGAGCCTCGTCCGGGAGCCGGAACCGCTCGCGACGGGCACGCGCGTGATGATCCCCGATTTTGCGTTCGAATACAAGCACGGGCATTTTCGGGTGTACTTCGAGATCATGGGGTTCTGGACGCCCGAATACGTCGAGAAGAAACTCGGTCAACTCGAGGGGTTGGAGGACGTCGAACTGATCGTCGCCGTCGACGAGTCGCTGGGCGTCGGCGAGGAGATCGCCGCGACCGACTTCCGGGCGATCCCGTACTCGGGGACCGTCCGAGTGAAAGACGTCGCCGACGTCCTCCGGGAGTACGAGCGTCAACTCGTCGCCGAGAGCGCGGCCGGCCTTCCCGACGAACTCCGCCCCGAGGCGGACGTCGTCTCGCTCGAATCGATCGCCGCTCGCCGCGGCGTGAGCGAGGACGCCCTCGCGGACGTCGCCTTTCCGGCGCACGATCGGGTCGGTCGAACCCTCGTTCGTCCGGCGGTACTCGACGCGCTCGCCGACGAGATCGAGACCGGGATGTCCCTCTCCGACGCCGAGGACGTACTCGACCGCCACGGCTTCGACGACGCGAGCGCGGTGCTCTCCCGGCTGGGCTACCGCGTCGAGTGGGAAGGCCTCGCCGGGGGAACGCTCGTCGATCGGGAGTGA
- a CDS encoding VOC family protein produces MPDPILGIHHVTAIASDPGENHAFYTETLGLRLVKRSVNQDDVSVYHLFYADHEGSPGTSMTFFPYEDARLGRVGTGQVSTVSFLVPEGSIDYWADRLDEAGADPEDQFERFGDAVLRFRDPDGLPLELVARADAPPANLPESPVPHAHAIRGFFGVELSLTSADPTGELLETMGYEETDREGTRRRYEAAGDLGFVVDLKVDPQGLQGIPGAGTVHHVAFRVTSNDQAEWRQHLIDRGLRPTEIIDRKWFRSVYAREYEGVLFEYATEDPGYTVDEDLDELGERLVVPEWLEDRRESIETELPPLSSG; encoded by the coding sequence ATGCCAGACCCGATCCTCGGCATCCATCACGTCACCGCGATCGCCAGCGATCCCGGCGAGAACCACGCGTTCTACACCGAGACGCTCGGCCTCCGACTGGTGAAACGGAGCGTCAACCAGGACGACGTGTCCGTCTACCACCTGTTCTACGCCGATCACGAGGGCTCGCCGGGAACGAGCATGACGTTCTTTCCGTACGAGGATGCCCGATTGGGCCGAGTTGGAACCGGACAGGTCAGCACGGTGTCGTTTCTCGTTCCCGAGGGGTCGATCGACTACTGGGCCGACCGGCTCGACGAGGCGGGCGCCGACCCCGAGGACCAGTTCGAACGGTTCGGCGACGCCGTCCTCCGGTTCCGGGATCCGGACGGCCTGCCGCTGGAACTGGTCGCCCGAGCGGACGCCCCGCCAGCGAACCTGCCCGAGAGTCCCGTTCCCCACGCGCACGCGATCCGAGGCTTCTTCGGCGTCGAACTCTCGCTGACGAGCGCCGATCCGACCGGCGAGCTGTTGGAAACAATGGGATACGAAGAAACCGATCGCGAGGGGACGCGACGACGGTACGAGGCCGCCGGTGACCTCGGGTTCGTCGTCGATCTGAAGGTCGATCCACAGGGGCTGCAGGGGATTCCCGGCGCCGGCACCGTCCACCACGTCGCGTTTCGGGTGACGTCGAACGACCAGGCCGAGTGGCGCCAGCACCTGATCGACCGGGGCCTTCGACCGACGGAGATCATCGATCGCAAGTGGTTCCGATCGGTCTACGCCCGCGAGTACGAGGGCGTCCTCTTCGAGTACGCCACCGAGGATCCCGGATACACGGTCGACGAGGATCTCGACGAACTCGGCGAGCGGCTGGTGGTACCGGAGTGGCTCGAGGACCGTCGCGAATCGATCGAAACCGAATTACCGCCGCTGTCATCCGGGTGA
- a CDS encoding calcium-binding protein, which translates to MAKSALTTGALTLGTASIGAGVAGAQDESSEAAFFADNYYPGANFDVVAQLEASTTVNTLQIDGETVDEISQPDEWNGYIIRYDIGAQSGITTFMFVRSATLSEGDSGTAGEDASVLSSELNLLTTSLNGGGGGDDNGDTNGDEEITDDEDNGDLNESNGDLNESNGNLNESEGDQ; encoded by the coding sequence ATGGCGAAGAGTGCCCTTACGACCGGCGCGCTCACGCTAGGTACGGCGAGTATCGGCGCGGGCGTGGCGGGCGCACAGGATGAAAGCAGCGAAGCAGCGTTCTTCGCGGACAACTACTATCCCGGCGCGAATTTCGACGTTGTCGCTCAGCTCGAAGCGAGCACGACGGTCAACACACTACAGATCGACGGAGAAACCGTCGACGAGATTTCGCAGCCCGACGAGTGGAACGGGTACATCATCCGGTACGACATCGGAGCCCAGTCGGGAATCACGACGTTCATGTTCGTCCGCAGTGCGACGCTGAGCGAGGGCGACAGCGGAACGGCCGGCGAAGACGCGTCGGTGTTGAGTTCCGAACTGAACCTCCTCACTACGTCACTGAACGGTGGCGGAGGCGGAGACGACAACGGAGACACGAACGGTGATGAGGAAATAACCGACGATGAGGACAACGGCGACCTCAACGAGAGCAACGGCGACCTCAACGAGAGCAATGGCAACCTCAACGAAAGCGAGGGTGATCAATAA
- a CDS encoding ketopantoate reductase family protein, protein MKIVVYGAGGVGAYFGGRLANAGADVHLIARGPHLDALREDGLKVESIHGDFEVDLPATDDPAEVGECDVVLFCVKSFDTASAARRMEPLLGKETAVISLQNGVDNEEKLADEIGREHVLGGVTYIFSTIGEPGTIEHTDGPARIVYGELDGERSDRIERFHDRCERADGMEGVLSADIWTDLWNKYALIAAVSSVTAAIRLPIGNIREVDESWELFVGILEEVQEVAAAEGVHVADEVIDNWIAFARDLDRDTYSSLHYDMTNGKRMEVDALQGTVVRKADEHGVDAPRTRTVYSILRPWAVKNAGD, encoded by the coding sequence ATGAAAATCGTAGTCTACGGCGCGGGCGGCGTCGGCGCGTACTTCGGCGGTCGATTGGCGAATGCCGGCGCCGACGTACACCTGATCGCGCGAGGACCCCACCTCGACGCGCTCCGGGAGGACGGACTGAAGGTCGAGAGCATTCACGGCGATTTCGAGGTCGACCTCCCGGCGACGGACGACCCCGCCGAGGTCGGCGAGTGCGACGTCGTCCTGTTCTGCGTGAAGTCATTCGACACCGCCTCCGCAGCCCGCAGGATGGAGCCGCTGCTTGGAAAAGAGACGGCCGTGATCTCGCTCCAAAACGGAGTCGACAACGAGGAAAAACTCGCCGACGAGATCGGCCGCGAACACGTCCTGGGCGGCGTCACCTACATCTTCTCGACGATCGGCGAGCCCGGCACGATCGAACACACCGACGGGCCGGCGCGGATCGTCTACGGCGAACTCGACGGCGAACGGAGCGATCGCATCGAGCGTTTCCACGACCGTTGCGAGCGGGCCGACGGGATGGAGGGCGTCCTCTCGGCGGACATCTGGACCGACCTCTGGAACAAGTACGCGCTGATCGCCGCGGTGTCGAGCGTGACGGCGGCGATCCGCCTCCCGATCGGCAACATCCGCGAGGTCGACGAGTCGTGGGAGCTTTTCGTCGGCATTCTCGAGGAAGTACAGGAGGTGGCGGCCGCCGAGGGAGTACACGTCGCTGACGAGGTTATCGACAACTGGATCGCGTTCGCGCGCGACCTCGATCGCGACACGTACTCGTCGCTCCACTACGACATGACCAACGGCAAGCGAATGGAGGTCGACGCGCTCCAGGGAACGGTGGTCCGGAAGGCCGACGAGCACGGCGTCGACGCGCCCCGGACGCGGACGGTCTACTCGATCCTTCGCCCGTGGGCGGTGAAAAACGCCGGCGACTGA
- a CDS encoding DUF7122 family protein, protein MADGEDAIGGADATGEEGRDLEQNDGQRFDRLPETPSERTVEGRVSRAEVVDYFADRFGIPPETFDGHTFWEKGAGKIWIYAGDAPTPLEIEAIGMTCLRTRQEHWKPTTDFVQRFGRHATECVIDLDREAAARFAAGKDQELEWDGDWGYLIASHVVGGGLEPLGVGLYLHGELRSVVPKGRQRDL, encoded by the coding sequence ATGGCCGACGGCGAGGACGCGATCGGCGGCGCGGATGCGACGGGCGAGGAGGGCCGCGACCTCGAGCAGAACGACGGCCAGCGGTTCGATCGTCTCCCCGAGACCCCCTCGGAGCGAACGGTCGAGGGGCGCGTCAGCCGCGCGGAGGTCGTCGACTACTTCGCCGATCGGTTCGGCATTCCACCCGAGACCTTCGACGGGCACACCTTCTGGGAGAAAGGCGCCGGCAAGATCTGGATCTACGCCGGGGACGCCCCGACGCCGCTGGAGATCGAGGCGATCGGGATGACCTGCCTCCGAACGCGCCAAGAACACTGGAAGCCGACGACGGACTTCGTCCAGCGCTTCGGCCGCCACGCCACGGAGTGCGTGATAGACCTCGATCGCGAGGCCGCGGCGCGGTTCGCCGCCGGCAAGGATCAGGAATTGGAGTGGGACGGCGACTGGGGGTATCTGATCGCCAGCCACGTCGTGGGCGGCGGGCTGGAACCGCTCGGCGTCGGCCTCTACCTGCACGGCGAACTGCGATCGGTGGTCCCAAAGGGGCGCCAGCGGGACCTGTAG
- a CDS encoding RsmB/NOP family class I SAM-dependent RNA methyltransferase: MEPLERYRPVVDDFEAFLAACERALGTAVRVNTIKASVDRTLAALEEDGVGYERVDWNPHVLRLDTDSPGSTRASFHGFTHGQEEVSAVPPVVLDPQPGERVWDCCAAPGGKATQLAALMDDRGTVVANDSNLGRISALRFNAERLGATSVAVTNEDARNYSLSRFDFDAFDRALVDAPCSCEGTIRKNPDALDDWSEGHISSVSGIQKGILRRAIQTTREGGTVVYSTCTFAPEENEAVVQHALDEEDCRVVDFDLDLEYAPGLTEWNGDEYDESLTRAARIYPHHNDTGGFFVAKLEVTA, translated from the coding sequence ATGGAGCCACTCGAGCGGTACCGACCCGTCGTCGACGATTTCGAGGCGTTTCTCGCGGCCTGCGAGCGGGCGCTTGGCACCGCCGTTCGCGTGAACACGATCAAGGCCTCCGTCGATCGGACGCTCGCCGCGCTCGAGGAGGACGGCGTCGGCTACGAGCGGGTCGACTGGAATCCGCACGTGCTGCGCCTCGACACCGATTCGCCGGGATCGACGCGGGCCTCGTTCCACGGCTTCACCCACGGTCAGGAGGAGGTCTCCGCCGTCCCGCCGGTCGTCCTCGACCCGCAACCCGGCGAGCGCGTCTGGGACTGCTGCGCCGCCCCGGGCGGGAAGGCAACCCAGCTCGCGGCGCTGATGGACGATCGGGGAACCGTCGTCGCCAACGACAGCAACCTCGGGCGCATCTCGGCGCTGCGGTTCAACGCCGAGCGTCTCGGCGCGACGAGCGTCGCGGTGACGAACGAGGACGCGCGAAACTACTCGCTCTCCCGGTTCGACTTCGACGCGTTCGATCGAGCCCTCGTCGACGCGCCCTGTTCGTGTGAGGGGACGATCCGGAAGAACCCGGACGCGCTCGACGACTGGTCCGAGGGGCACATCTCGTCGGTGTCGGGAATTCAGAAGGGCATTCTCCGGCGGGCGATCCAGACGACCCGCGAGGGCGGCACGGTGGTCTACTCGACCTGCACGTTCGCGCCCGAGGAGAACGAGGCGGTCGTCCAGCACGCGCTCGACGAGGAGGATTGCCGCGTCGTCGACTTCGATCTCGACCTCGAGTACGCGCCCGGCCTCACCGAGTGGAACGGCGACGAGTACGACGAGAGCCTCACCAGGGCGGCCCGGATCTACCCCCACCACAACGATACGGGCGGGTTCTTCGTCGCGAAGCTGGAGGTGACCGCCTGA
- a CDS encoding proteasome assembly chaperone family protein, which yields MAGIQRRGPEADLDDPILVEGFPGLGLVGKLATDHLVNELEMRHYASVDCDGLPKVGVYRGGDRTVRPPVRIYVSEDDDLLALQSDTPISSQAVETVANCVTGWIVSRQVTPVYLSGLPAERDDRPDVYGVATGNAGEALERHDIPAPPEDGVVTGPTGALINRAAQDGHDSFGLVVQSNPQFPDPEAASVLLEDGIAPIADLSVDVRDLLDRAEEIKEKREQFAQQMQQVGQDESSQAQPLRMYQ from the coding sequence ATGGCAGGTATCCAGCGACGGGGTCCCGAGGCGGACCTCGACGACCCGATCCTCGTCGAGGGCTTCCCGGGGCTCGGACTCGTCGGCAAGCTCGCGACCGACCACCTCGTGAACGAACTCGAGATGCGCCACTACGCCAGCGTCGACTGTGACGGGCTTCCAAAGGTCGGCGTCTACCGCGGCGGCGACCGGACCGTTCGCCCGCCCGTGCGGATCTACGTCAGCGAAGACGACGACTTGCTCGCGCTCCAGAGCGATACGCCGATCAGTTCGCAGGCGGTCGAGACGGTGGCGAACTGCGTTACGGGTTGGATCGTCTCTCGGCAGGTGACGCCGGTCTACCTCAGTGGCCTCCCCGCCGAACGGGACGACCGGCCCGACGTCTACGGCGTCGCAACCGGGAACGCGGGCGAGGCTCTCGAGCGCCACGACATCCCCGCCCCGCCGGAAGACGGCGTCGTCACCGGGCCGACCGGCGCGCTCATCAACCGGGCCGCACAGGACGGACACGACAGTTTCGGGCTGGTCGTCCAATCGAACCCGCAGTTTCCCGACCCCGAGGCCGCGAGCGTCCTGCTCGAGGACGGCATCGCGCCGATCGCCGACCTCTCGGTCGACGTTCGGGACCTGCTCGATCGGGCCGAAGAGATCAAGGAGAAGCGCGAGCAGTTCGCCCAGCAGATGCAACAGGTCGGTCAGGACGAGAGTTCTCAGGCGCAGCCGCTGCGGATGTACCAGTAG
- a CDS encoding aldo/keto reductase, whose product MGDEPSADACPTANGMPMLGLGTWQNADPEQCAKSVRTALETGYRHIDTAQVYDNEVAVGDGIERADVDREDVFLATKVWISNLAYEDVLETARESLDRLGVDYVDLLYVHWPARTYDPEETLAALDELYDEGLIENAGVSNFLPEQVADAVDRCDAPILANQVELHPLLPQLELRAACDERDVEVVAYSPLARGAVFDRPAIQDIAAKHDASEAQVSLAWLREKGVTAIPKATGEAHIRDNWESLFVDLDDEDVAAIDAIEETNREVDPGFAPWN is encoded by the coding sequence ATGGGAGACGAACCGTCTGCGGACGCGTGTCCGACCGCGAACGGAATGCCGATGCTCGGACTGGGGACCTGGCAAAACGCCGACCCGGAGCAGTGCGCCAAGAGCGTCCGAACCGCGCTCGAGACGGGCTACCGGCACATCGACACCGCGCAGGTCTACGACAACGAAGTCGCCGTCGGCGACGGGATCGAGCGGGCCGACGTCGATCGCGAGGATGTCTTCCTCGCGACGAAGGTCTGGATCTCGAACCTCGCCTACGAGGACGTCCTCGAGACGGCTCGAGAGAGCCTCGATCGCCTCGGCGTCGACTACGTCGACCTGCTGTACGTCCACTGGCCCGCGCGGACCTACGACCCCGAAGAGACGCTCGCCGCCCTCGACGAACTGTACGACGAAGGGCTGATCGAGAACGCGGGTGTCAGCAACTTCCTCCCGGAGCAGGTGGCCGACGCAGTCGATCGTTGCGACGCGCCGATCCTGGCGAACCAGGTCGAACTTCACCCGCTGCTTCCGCAATTGGAACTGCGAGCGGCCTGCGACGAGCGCGACGTCGAGGTGGTCGCGTACTCGCCGCTGGCCCGCGGCGCCGTTTTCGACCGGCCCGCGATCCAGGACATCGCGGCGAAACACGATGCGAGCGAGGCGCAGGTCAGCCTCGCCTGGCTGCGCGAGAAGGGCGTCACCGCGATTCCGAAGGCCACGGGCGAGGCCCACATCCGAGATAACTGGGAGTCGCTGTTCGTCGACCTCGACGACGAGGACGTGGCCGCGATCGACGCGATCGAGGAGACGAACCGCGAGGTCGATCCCGGGTTCGCGCCGTGGAACTGA
- a CDS encoding DUF7333 family protein, whose amino-acid sequence MEFDLPTTAAAFIALIALGVVGMIGADMMPTDTVLMMVAPSMAIFGLLMLLIGVKHGEYRTTN is encoded by the coding sequence ATGGAATTCGACCTGCCGACCACGGCCGCGGCCTTCATCGCGCTGATCGCCCTCGGCGTCGTCGGAATGATCGGCGCCGATATGATGCCGACCGACACGGTTCTGATGATGGTGGCGCCCTCCATGGCGATCTTCGGCCTGCTCATGCTCCTGATCGGCGTCAAACACGGCGAGTATCGCACGACGAACTGA